The Quercus robur chromosome 3, dhQueRobu3.1, whole genome shotgun sequence DNA segment CAAAATCTTATTGCAAGACAGATAAAGAATTCACTGAAAGAGCACTAAGCTTAAGCCAATCATGTGTACCTCTCTGTTAATAATCAGGTACCCTTGTCCATCATCCATGTACGCAATCATCATTATTAAATCGTATTCAGCATCAGGAAATTTCAAAGAAAGCTTTGTAGTCTCAATATCAAATGCACAAACATGCACTTCAGCACGTTGCAAAAGATCTGTCCTCTTTTCCAGCATAAGACCAGTACTGGATACACTAACGTCATACCATTGCCCACATCGTACATCTGAGTCATGAATTTCTCAGTGTCTCTAAAGgagatagaaaaataaaaatgaaatctcaaaagaaatagaaagaaacaaGAAATCACCATTATCAATGGCAAATCGAACATGATAAGGAACATCATACTCGCGGAGATCAACAATACAGTCTACAAAATCTTGAGGCCTTTGTTCTCTGCAGATCAAGTACCAAATATTTTGGGATAAGTAAAGAGATACCACATGTAAGAAGAGGTAAAAGGTCAGTGCTAGGGAGTAGAACTgcagaaagaaaacaataaccTTTTCACTGAAAGGGCAATAATGGCTGGTTCAACGCAAATGGAACCTGAATGAAGAATACAGCCTTACCTTTTCCCTGCTATAATGGACTCATATGCTTCTGCAGCATCAAATTTTGCCTGGTTTCTTTGAACGACATGCAATAGGTCACTCTTCACATTCATTAATTGTTGAACCGTGTCAAAAGATAGCTTCAAATAAGGTTTGTGCAAGCCAAACATGTACTTGATTTCTGTCCAGAAGCATACAAAGATATCAGAATGCATATATAGGGATACAGAATTATAATACCAACtgaagaataaataatgataatgatgtgcAAGGATATGACAATTAAATAACCAATCATAACAAGCCCACTATAGTAAATTAAGTCTGCAGGTGAATgatatagattataaaattatctGCAACAATTATTTTAGCATGGTACGACCTAACACTCCAAAAAAGATGATTAGCAAGAAAATGGGTTGAATAGACAAGTATACACCCTAACtgcaaatttgatgattttttttgcaaaacatAATGGTTATTTAATCATGAAGCATACAAGGAAAGATAACAAAAAGGTGGAATGATATAGTTTAAATATTCTTTGTCAATCATAAATAAATCATGCAATCCTATGCATACTTCCAGAATTTCTACAATTTAATGATAGGCTAACAAGAAATGGCTAATGACCAATAAGCAGAGCATAAGCCCAACTTCTGCATGAAGTACAAATTCAAGCAATAAAGATTAATTACCTGAGCCGCAGAAGTTGCACCATGCCGTTTTGACAGCTTACTCCGATCAGGTGCAATAATTGGATTCTCAAAGTTACTCACCAGTTCATCTTTCGGAGGTTCATATGGAGGCACGTTTTCAAGTTCTGCTTTACAAGCAGCAAGAAAAAGTTAGCTTTAATGATTCTTTGTTACCGAGATTCTTCTTGCAACCTCACGTGTTCCacttctttatatttctttctaataccccttaggaaaaaatataaagaaatggaaGACCTGAGGAAGCAAGAAGAATCTCGGAAACATAGAATCATTAAAGCTAACTTTATCTTGCTGCTGCTGAAGCAGAACTTGAAAACATGCCTCCATATGAACCTCCAAAAGATGAACTTGTGAGTAACTTTGAGAACCCAATTATTGATTTATGCCTCAGGTCGTGGGTTATGACGTGAACCCACGACCTGAAGCTTGAAGCCCATTTTGACGAAAATACTTTTCAgtaaaaaaagattagaaaccTATTAGAAATAAGTCATGCCATGGAAAACAACACACCCACGAAccatttacaaatttaattgtaTGAAGTAACCAACCTCAGTATTAATCCTTGCTTTGGATATGGCATCATCCTTGAGCAACTTCTTCAATACCTGCACAAAGTTCACTAACCATTAGCATCACAAGCTGAAAATCTCTATACACTGCCAATAaccaaaaaacctcaaaacatAGTCACTTGCCTTACGAAATGGagaaactataaataaatataagagcTGAGGAAACAAGAAGAATATTGTCAACAAAGAATCATTGATGCAACAAGTTTGTAGCTACTGCTGAAACAGAACATAAAGCAAGATAGTCGTATTGTTGTTAGTTTTTGGTGGTTTACTACAGCTAAGATTCATTgcaaaaatttcttatttacaagtaaaaaaaaaaaaagaaaaatcattctGTGCATGGTTTTTTCAAAGGTAGCTCTATTTACCTTATAGTGTTCCTGCTCTCTGTATAATTAGTTTGAAAGGACTGATTGGACAAATTCAACTGTGGCTTTTACTTAAGTTCCTGAAATAGTTGCTAGCTTTCTCTTGATCTAAATAGTTCCTCAACTTAAACACTGGTTATAATTTACTCAGTTCTGTTTCCTGGCCGTAAGTCGTTGATTGGTTGAACTCCAGTTCAAAACTTGTTCAGGATTTATTCTCGTAAGGCTCTCCTATCCCACTTAAGCTTTATGGCAAAGCCTAGGACtgcaagtgtttttttttttttggctcttgtCTAACCTATTTCATTATATCTTTCACCCAAACCCTGGGttttggctttcttttcttggattcaattttcttctccaTTCTCTTCTAGTCCATTTATTACAGTAACCTAGCCTTATTTTTTGTTACATCGGGCTCTTCCCTATTTACCCCAACCTCATATTTCTCTTCTCTAACTCTTCCTCACCTAAGCAGTATATCTGTACATGTAAGTAATGGACATAAATAATGTAAGCTGCACCCACATGTAAGAGgcaaatattataaatatagcTAGAAGCATGAGACAGATTGTATGTCTCCGCCTTGAATTATAAACCCAAAGGGTGACCCTCGAAGCTTTTTCTTGGACTCCTCAAGACACAACTTTTACATTTCTTGTATAAATATAGCtgaaaatagagcagaaaaattCTTTGTATCATCAAGGgacaatatttcattaatgTACAATGAAATAAGTCAagattcaaaaatataaaaaaaatcattaataaaagaaataatttagatTCATATGTTGCAAAGAAAGATTAATAAGTGCagaaaactaacaaacaagCAACATATAACCCAAAATTACAACGTACATCCTTTTTGTCAACTCGATGCTGTTCCGGAGGGTGGCAAAAGAAATCAGCATCAGCACGCATAGGCCAACCCAGCCGAAAACAATCAACTGACCTACAATTCACTCCAAAATAACTTTTAATATACTACATTCTGTACATACGAAACTCATATAAACAAAGAAACACATAGTACCAGAAATATTCATTTAAATCATCATAATTTCTCCACTGAGAATGCTTTGCTTTTCCTTCTTTGCTTCTTTTAGCTTCCTGTAAATCACAAAACAAATGGTAAGACAAAGCAGTCATATATCAATATAATAACATGCATTTTTATAGACCCAAAAGAATGTGCAGAAGCAACACCTTTGCTATCGTCTCATATATGGGAGTTACCACCTTCTTTAGAAAAGACTCATCGTCACCACCATAGGCTGGCTTTACAGGCTCACCAGTCATTGGACTGATACTTCCAGCCAGCATCCCATACCACTCAAACGCCATCTATAAAGATTGGAGTACAACAACTGAATAATTATacttaaaatcaataaaagaattaATTATACTCAATGATCAATGATAGTAACCATTTCAATGTtagcataaataaatttgaaacatgTGTTTAAGAACCTGAAAATTCAGAGCAAGTCTATTAAAAATTGTTCTGAGTATctataatttatcttttttggtCTGAGACCCAAACTTCCGCAACTTAACTGCAGAAATTTTTATCAAGTGTAAAGCACAATGTATCAAACGTGGTAATGGCCAGAATGTACTACAAAAAACTTTATGGAAATTATAATCAACGTTTTAGAAAATTTACAACAGTAGAATTAGTACAATGATATCAGTGCATAATTTAAGCCTTCCAAACTCTAATGACTAGACACTTGACAATATCACATAACTTGAAAAAGCTGTTATATGTATGGCTTATTTAtggaattattattttaaaagaaaagccTTTATCTATGCTTCCTAAACAAGgggggaaagagaaaaaattggagATGATCAGTACATACTCATCAAAATGTTTAGACTGAATGAGGTAGATATTGCTTACTGATTAATACATTTATTATTAAGTCTGTAGATTGCAAATTTAAACTACCTATGAAGTCTATGAGAATATCAAAAACCAAGCACATGAAAGCCTATGATGGCACCTCTATCACATTGtataaagtaatttaaaaacaCCACCAAGTAAGTGAGTTGACTTGCATATTCTTGCAGCCCATTCAACCCCTCATATATCTTCCAAAGTTCCAAACCTCTCCTACCAATAGATCATAAAGCTGCAAATAGCAACAAAACATGCAGTCCTCGACACCATAAGCTAGGCATTTCCAACTACTCAATATGGCACATCAAAAGgcaaatgaaaaaacaaattatgcattttctttCAGTTATAATCTGTCATTAATATCtgataaagaattattaaaagtaaattttttattgtattttggCTCCTTCAACTATCATGCCAACATCCTCACGATAGTGTTAATTCTCATAAGTATCTAAATCTCTCATACATCTCCTTACGATTTAGTGCCCTAAAGAAAtgggaaagaaaaattattcttttttctcttgttgCAATTTCATGTACAATTTGAATTGTACATACATGATGATAAATATAGCAAAGGCATTCTGGCATGAATCTCAAGTTTACAGCAGGAGGAAGCAGCCAGCCAGCATCCTATGCTTTGTAGTCCCAACTGTACCTTTCACCTAGTTGAAATAATGTACATTAAAACCATTTTGgccacaaaaataatttcatgaaCTTTTCAACACCAGCTTGAAATGTCCAGTTAAAGGAATAAGGTATCATTTGAGTTACCTTTTTTGAACCTTACGCTTTCTCGTATAATAAGGAGGAGGTCTTGCATGTCCTTCGTCAGATGCCTCGGGCCCAGCGTTGTGTCCATGTTTGTGCCCCCCTGTCCCACAAGGAGGTGCCTTAGATATGCGTTTTGGCCGACCTTCTGCCGCTACAGCTAACCCAACAGGCTGCTCAGGCTGAACATGGGGTGGGTCAATGGCTGAAGAAGGGCCAGTGGACGTACTGTGCGAAGGTGGGAGGGGTTGCAAGTCAGGAGGGGTTTGATCAAGACCCAGGTCAAATGATGGAATAGGTGATAGCTCAGGAAATGACCGTGGGGTGGGTGGACAAATGTCAGACCCAGGACAGGCATGTGGGGTGGGTGGAGGGATGGTGGGACTAGGGGACTCATGTGGGGTGGGTGGAGGGATGGTGGGACTAGGGGACTCATGTGGAGTGGCTAAAGGGATGGTGGGGGTAGGGGATGGATGTGAGGtgggtgaagggatggtggggctAACGGATGGATGTGGAGtgggtgaagggatggtggggctAAGGGATGGATGTGCGGTGGATGGAGAGGGATTGAGGGTAGGGACAACCTGAGGGGTAGCAACAGGCGGACGAGAGCAACGTCCGGCAGGAGCTGTGCTCGTGCTTGGGCTCTCAGTAGTGCTTGGCCTCTGAGTAGGCGCTGCCGCAGGAGTAGCTGCCTCCTCGTTCGGGGCCTCAGGTTCCCGAGGTCGTACATGGCCAATCTCATGCACTGCCTCCAGCACATTAATAATGTCATTGTGGGCCTCCGTGCCCACTGGAAGACGGCGCATCATACGGACATATCCTTCAATCTGCACATGGAAAAACCAAGTATATTAATAATGCAATATCAAAATGAAGAAAGCCAATCAATAGTATAATAAAGGTTGGTTCCAAATTGATACGGCAACTAATAATTGGAAATTATAGGGACACCAACTGTTACATTGGACTAAATTGAAATTAGCTTTTGTATTAAAGATGTAGTTAGCGGATATCGGGTTCTCAAAAAtgcaaattaaaaattcaaatgaggaaaaaaattaaaaataataaaaatggaaagaagaatGTATACCATAACTCTAAAGGCTGAAATACGAGATATGACCTTAGAGCATCCCAAATTAGATTTGTATATGAACAAAGTTCTCTATAAGGTAAATCAACAAGATTGTCTATAAGCAATCTTAAGCAGACAACAATTTCAAAGGGAGGTTTGATGCTAAGCAAACATTGGACCACATAAGAAAAGTTCTCTAAACAGTGGTAAACTAAGTAACAAGTACGGTAAAATGTAGAACACGTGGAGAAGTTACCATTAGAATGAATCTAGCACCGGGGATATCGATAAACCTTCGAGTTATCCTTGTGAACCAATCGAAGTACTCGTGCTGTAGAGGCATATCACCAAGCATTGCTTCACAACGCTGTTGAAGGCGATGACCCCACTCCGTGAGATGCATAGCATGTCTCCGCATCCAATCAACACCCATCTTCCCCCTCAAATCAATGGCATGAAGCACCGGGTCCGTGTTAACATGGCGGGGAATTTCTTGGATCATCCCAAATTGCCGAACGACACGATCCGGTGTATGTTTCTCTACTAGATGGAAACATACAAGCGGCACCATTGCCGTCCACACTGCCCTCCCTGCAACGCACCACGGTGGAAGGTTCTCGTATTCATCTTCATACGGCTGCCACACCACCTACAACAGCCCAAAAACAAATATGCAACACATTAGGCAACTATCTTTCTATTTCAAAGTTCAGCAAATAtatatcttcttcttgaacATGTTGAACAAAGCATTTTCATACTTGGTTTGGCAACATTAAAGCTATTTGCTCCCGATACCTGTCCCTAAAGACCTGGGCGGgcctatttttcttgtttaggACCCACACCCACCTACAATCAAGAACAGGGGATCAATATCTACAACTTCCCAAGTAAGATAATATTATGATTAAAACTATAATGTAATCAGATATAACTACTAATAGAATCTTATAGAAATTTACTCAATTAATAATAtcactagaaaaaaaaaagtccttaaGCCAAACAAAGCACATACAAGCCACATGACAATGACAAAAAATTAGAGTATATTAACGTAATCATATATATTGAAACtctgtttaacatttttaaatgTTGACATAAATGATTCGTACAAcccttttaaataaaaataaaaatttatattttaagttaCATGATTGTAAGCTTAGGTAATGATCACATATTGTAAATGAAGTTACTAAGGTACAGACTTACTTTAGGGACAGTGGACCACGCACTGGAGGACCATAAGCACCCACTGGTGGGCCACGCTCAACTGCCGGGCACAAATAGGGGAATCTGGCCCACGCCCAATACTGGACCAACAATAAACACCCACCAATCTGACTGGCTTTCTTATCACTTGCCCTGCATAACTGTCGGTACAGCCATGCAAGGCAAGCACTTCCCCAACTATACCTTCGTGGGTTGCGAAGGTCTTCCAACTGCTGCACCCACATTAGATGCACCCTATCACCGGATTTGTCCATGAAGATTGTGTCCCCCAATAGTGCTAGGATGTAGCATCGTGCGTACCTATGCACTTCATCGTCTTCAGCATTAGGCGGCAGTGGATGGGCAACTTGCTCCAAAAGCCGTTTGATGAGAATCCTCTGGCCACTACATTCCAGATGGTCTTCATTGGCAGGTCGAAAGCCAAGGTACTCATCGCACACAGTCTCCCATATTTTTTGTGTGCTCCCTGTTATAGCGTCACCATCAACAGGAAGTCCAAGAAGAACCTCCACATCCTGCAATGTGATGGTGACCTCACCATGCGGCATGTGGAATGTGTGAGTCTCGGGCCGCCATCGCTCCACTAAGGCCGTTATCAGGCCATGATCAATCTCTCTACCCGGAGTCCTGAGAAGTCCCTCCAAACCAAGTGCCTTAATGATGTCAATCACTCGATCATCCACCATTGGCTCTCGATTCGAGAACTCTTCACTACGGGCACGACATTTAAGGGACCCTGGATCCTACACATAAGAAAACCATGGATTAACATATGACAGCAAGTTGAGTGCAATAGaagttgtttattatttttaactttgaaaattgaaatgataCTTTAGAGTAATAccttttttctatatatatatataaaaaaaagaataatacctcaaaccttaaaaaaaaaattccgaatatataaaactatataatttttatatatttatttttgtgtctaATGATTGCTAATttgctatttaaaaaattttataataatattgctATGAAGTGACTTACAAATATATCCAACCCAACAAAAGTAACTGTAGAAGCatccaaatatatattaaaacaaaatgaacgGTAGAAGCATCCAactatatattaaaacaaaatcaaggGCCAAATATTGACGTGCTTTTTTGCAATTCATTAAAGTCAACACATGAAaactttttctccaaaaaaaaaaaaaccagactTTGTGTGCATGctcttcattttaaaatatttgattagtgtttttaatgaaaaatattttattagttgatTTAATAGGTTTAATCTTTTATCAATTATCATGGATTTTAATATTAAGGTTGTGTTTGACATTGATTgaaaaaagcaatttttttattctattcaacttattttttactactatttcGGAGTCCCATTGCATATTGGAGTCCCATTgcatatttttgtattatttatgggtctcattgtattatttcagctaatttttagttttatctatagtactttcagtaaaaaaaatttcagttttagttaaataagttgttctcaaACAAACTCTAAGTGTttgtttgggaacaacttattacgaacaaaaattaaaaactttaagaTCACTTACATTAGGAGAGAATAATTTAAAGAgtgaaaaaagtttttatttttattggtagtAGAGATTGAAAGAAGTTATCTCCCAAGTCTGgtcaataaattaatatatatatatatatatatattcattttatcatatttataaaCTACCATTTTTATacctgaaattttattttattttataatttaatagttgagATGAGGGATTTGAATTCTGGATATCTAGaattaaaagaccaaaaaataccAACTAGTTGAGTTACAACTCTAAACTTATGCATATTGGTTTGAATTatgtaacaaaaataaagtaaCCCAATAAAAGCAATCATCCAAGCATGAAACATTCCACCCAACCTCAAAACGAAGATAAAGTTAAAGAATTTTCACCatattcttttttgcttttaattgaTATACtacgaacaaaaaaaaaaagaaaagaaaagcaaaatagAATTACATAAAAAGGTCTAAAATTAATACAATATGTTATATTAAGtcccataattttattttatcaattaaagtttcaaaaatataaaatcatttcaatttGAAGTATATGTCTATCtccattattaaatttataatctgGATAATAATAGAGCAAGAAAAGGcaaaagtttattaattaaagctGCATTTCTCTtatgatttgtttataaattaatttggcAGCAACTAAATAGAAATAATATAGagagaaaactcaaaataaagaaagtttCACTTAGATTAAGAGAGTGAgtattagaaaattgaaaaactccgtgggttttaaaaattgaaattagaagagatggtaaaatatataatttattaacagttttaattttttttttcctgtttcaTTATTGGCCAAAAGAATGTAATTATGAAAATGAATAGTGGAAAGGACAGTTTATGATAAGTTTAAAACCTTAATggacaaaatgaaaaattactaCAATAAATTAAGAGGTCGATTAAAGACATAATGACCACGTTTACAAACCAGCAGGACTATGATGTGGGCAAAATAGTAATTTCGCCACcacaaatgaaatttatttatgtattttttgataacacaaatgaaatttattattcgtACACGAGCGCAAACttactttaatatattaaaaaaaaatatttatattttttcaattttggttttacGGGTTTCACATTCAAAGATCCAAGAAATTTCCAAACtgtaaaaggaaaaggaaaaatagaaaatacaagAGAATTGGAATATAGTTCTCACATTTCTCACATTGATTCTTCACTGTGATTCtctgtgctttttttttttttacactacTCATATAATTTTCAACAACtgcattttttttgggtatgttttATTCCTTTCAATTTTCACAGCGTTTGGTCACCAATATACTCTTAAATTCACAACCTTTATGtgagttcattttttgttttttgggttttcttttatcTGAGTGATTTGAGGGTCTGATTTATGTGAAAGATTGAagattttttctgggtttgattggAAAAGAAGTCTGGAAAGTGGGGTTCATACAACTTCTGAGCTACCGATGCCAGATAACCGGCAGGTTCAGAAGAATGCTATGCCTAATCAATCCGCAAACAACATTGAAGGTAGGACTGAGTTTTCGTGCACCCTTTGAGGTGTACGGAGATCTGATTATAGTTTTGTTTTAAGGAATATGTTTAatggtttttggtgtttggttttgatcatGGTGGTTTTGTTTTAACTATTGTCAACTttacttttttgtatttatggTTTTAAGTTTGAGATGGTTGTGTGTTTTGTATTAAGTGGGGGGGTTGTTGTTTTGATGAAGTTTGATCCATGGTACAATGCATATTGAGGTTTGGAAGAttctggtttttgtttttggttataaTGAATTAAGTGGTATTTTGCCTTGTTTAACGGGTTGTGGGTTTTGAGTTTGATGAACATATGTGGTTGAAATGAATGTTGACGCTACTtatcttgtttttgttgtgatcAATGGCtaaatatatgtattttaagTTTGAAGTCTATATAGAGATTGTTTGGAATTAGTTCGCTGGCCTTATCCTTCTATGACTGATGATGACATGTCGGTTTGTGGTTTTGAGGAAGTTTAATAACACCCAATTAATTTATAACACCCACCATGGATTAACATAACCATGGAATAACATACAACTTATAAACATACaacttattattaatttctaaaagCTAGTTAATGACTTGATGCTAACTAAGAAAATtacacttaaaaaatatttaggtcATAAAATCTCTTATTGGCATCAATGTACAACATtcgttttttctaaataaacatgtaatattcatagaaagaaaagacttaGAAACAAATCACAGGGGGAGGGAATTAATCCCTTCTCTATCTTGTGATTTAAAACGAAAATTTAGTGAGGAAGAGATAGTGTTAAAATGTAGACACAAACCCGATTATGTATGTGCAATTTTGGAAATTGACCATATTATAGATGCATGCAGAAGTACCTTAGAGAGTAAAGAAAGGATTTGAAGTGTTGCACTTGTACTTCTGCAcagttttaatatatatacatgtttgTAAGTAAGAATCGTTGGAAGCCCATGTGTTTGTACTACACGTAAGGCAAGTGCACTAAGGTAAGCCTTAACTCCTAACCCACCAACCCCATCACTCTTAAACCCCCATTTTTTGCTGCATTTGATGTTTATCTATCTCTCTAGCTTCAGCTTTTGGTTCTTCTATCGTGtacatgtgttttttttgtgattgaataGCCTTTATGTACTATTGTTGtgaaacaataatatttttttctttgttctctattttgTCTTTTGGGTTATCAAACTTGGCTTATAATTGGCCATGTCATATTCAATACATATGTCAAGAACTATTGAAGTATGTGACTGTATAAAAACAGGTacatagataataaaaaggatggaaagaaaaaagggaaaaaaggaaaatttttggaTATGGTGATTGGTGAAGTCATTAGTTGAAGACCCTCTAGAATTTCAGTTATTTGTAAACGCATGTTGAAACCAATAATAAAATCTTAAGTAAAGGCAAAACAAAAGGTGCAACTATGACTATGGTTCTAGTTTCaaattatgaaagtgttgttgtCTTCTAAGAATTAGGGACACTTCATTTGGGATGCCGTGTACGTTTGGGACACTTCTGCACCCGTGTCCCTGtcgtatcattttttttttaaattgtgggtCACGAGAGATAtacttatcttttattttttttagttttaatcttCAACACTTATATACTCTTATATTCTCATTATATTCTGCATGATATTGGTGATGGGTCGAGCGGTTGAAGTTTTGGCAAGACTGTTGTTGTGGGGAGACACCTCTTGCTGTCAACTTTCTtcaattgtttagatttttccTAGATAAGGAGGCAAGTGTGGCTGAATGAAGTTCAGTAATGGGGTCTTTTTTGGGATGTTAGTTTCT contains these protein-coding regions:
- the LOC126719611 gene encoding uncharacterized protein LOC126719611, with product MWCSFEGDEFGYLIADNTHASDSSEICVKSCLLMAAANAGEINHAQPGPIDTSVLTLQPNHRSEAIWNGQDPGSLKCRARSEEFSNREPMVDDRVIDIIKALGLEGLLRTPGREIDHGLITALVERWRPETHTFHMPHGEVTITLQDVEVLLGLPVDGDAITGSTQKIWETVCDEYLGFRPANEDHLECSGQRILIKRLLEQVAHPLPPNAEDDEVHRYARCYILALLGDTIFMDKSGDRVHLMWVQQLEDLRNPRRYSWGSACLAWLYRQLCRASDKKASQIGGCLLLVQYWAWARFPYLCPAVERGPPVGAYGPPVRGPLSLKWVWVLNKKNRPAQVFRDRYREQIALMLPNQVVWQPYEDEYENLPPWCVAGRAVWTAMVPLVCFHLVEKHTPDRVVRQFGMIQEIPRHVNTDPVLHAIDLRGKMGVDWMRRHAMHLTEWGHRLQQRCEAMLGDMPLQHEYFDWFTRITRRFIDIPGARFILMIEGYVRMMRRLPVGTEAHNDIINVLEAVHEIGHVRPREPEAPNEEAATPAAAPTQRPSTTESPSTSTAPAGRCSRPPVATPQVVPTLNPSPSTAHPSLSPTIPSPTPHPSVSPTIPSPTSHPSPTPTIPLATPHESPSPTIPPPTPHESPSPTIPPPTPHACPGSDICPPTPRSFPELSPIPSFDLGLDQTPPDLQPLPPSHSTSTGPSSAIDPPHVQPEQPVGLAVAAEGRPKRISKAPPCGTGGHKHGHNAGPEASDEGHARPPPYYTRKRKDAGWLLPPAVNLRFMPECLCYIYHHMAFEWYGMLAGSISPMTGEPVKPAYGGDDESFLKKVVTPIYETIAKEAKRSKEGKAKHSQWRNYDDLNEYFWSVDCFRLGWPMRADADFFCHPPEQHRVDKKDVLKKLLKDDAISKARINTEVELENVPPYEPPKDELVSNFENPIIAPDRSKLSKRHGATSAAQPFLVSLSLNCRNSGKIKYMFGLHKPYLKLSFDTVQQLMNVKSDLLHVVQRNQAKFDAAEAYESIIAGKREQRPQDFVDCIVDLREYDVPYHVRFAIDNDVRCGQWYDVSVSSTGLMLEKRTDLLQRAEVHVCAFDIETTKLSLKFPDAEYDLIMMIAYMDDGQGYLIINRECVGDDIEDLEYTPKPEFEGYFKVTYVRNEVMIHKSLYVSSPFTLPTSKTDHLSSLSTKHYFLHSFLPKKPHQTNPSKSSILKVKCTAIGNGLFTQTNPEVRRIVPDNKQDLPTVKIVYVVLEAQYQSSLTAAVQDLNQNQRNASFQVVGYLVEELRDESTYKAFCKDLEDANIFIGSFIFVEELALKVKDAVEKERERLDAVLVFPSMPEVMRLNKLGSFSMSQLGQSKSPFFQLFKRKKQSARFAESMLT